In one Bos mutus isolate GX-2022 chromosome 19, NWIPB_WYAK_1.1, whole genome shotgun sequence genomic region, the following are encoded:
- the TLCD2 gene encoding TLC domain-containing protein 2, whose protein sequence is MAPSGLLVTGASFAAFRGLHWGLQLLPTPGSAAQNRWKWRNICVSLVHSLLTGAGALLGLSLYPQMAADPIHGHPPWALLLVAFSVGYFLADGTDLLWNQTLGQAWDLVCHHALVVSCLSTAVLSGHYVGFSVVSLLLELNSIFLHLRQLLLLSRQAPSLAFSVTSWAALATLVLFRLVPLGWMSLWLFQQCHQIPLALVILGGTGLAFVGVMSISLGVHILVSDVLRSRPCPPILGNKEARGTRTDCDGEAITRDDFTLSLKD, encoded by the exons ATGGCGCCCTCGGGGCTCCTCGTCACTGGCGCCTCCTTTGCCGCCTTCCGGGGGCTGCACTGGGGGCTGCAGCTGCTGCCCACCCCGGGATCTGCCGCCCAGAACCGCTGGAAGTGGCGGAACATTTGTGTCTCCCTGGTGCACAGCTTGCTTACGGGGGCCGGGGCGCTGCTCGG GCTGTCGCTGTACCCTCAGATGGCCGCCGACCCGATTCATGGCCACCCTCCCTGGGCTCTGCTGCTGGTGGCTTTCTCTGTGG GTTATTTCCTGGCAGATGGAACTGACTTGTTGTGGAACCAGACCTTGGGCCAGGCCTGGGATCTTGTTTGTCACCATGCACTG GTCGTGAGCTGCCTCAGCACCGCCGTTCTGTCCGGCCACTACGTGGGCTTCTCTGTGGTGTCTCTGCTCCTGGAGCTCAACTCCATCTTCCTGCACCTACGCCAACTGCTGCTGCTCTCTCGCCAGGCCCCATCTCTGGCCTTCAGCGTGACCAGCTGGGCTGCCCTGGCCACCCTGGTCCTCTTCCGCCTGGTGCCGCTGGGATGGATGAGCCTGTGGCTGTTCCAGCAATGCCACCAGATCCCTCTTGCTTTGGTCATCCTTGGTGGAACTGGACTGGCCTTTGTGGGTGTCATGAGCATCAGTTTGGGTGTCCATATTTTGGTCAGTGATGTTTTGCGATCTCGGCCCTGCCCACCCATCCTTGGAAACAAGGAAGCCAGGGGCACCAGGACCGATTGTGATGGTGAGGCCATCACCAGGGATGATTTCACTCTCAGCCTGAAAGACTGA